tccatagctttttttttaatttttagtacgtttcattacgaaattgggtagttttggaccatttttggtctaaaaaacaaagactcaaatttcggtactccgcCTTTAAATTTCTGGTACTTCTTCTACTGAtgtgttaaaatttttgtattttttctgttgaaaattggtaattttgtatgaaaaattttcagatttaatcAAAAAGAGCTTCAACGACTCTCGATTCGCAACAATTGGGCTCCGCAACACTGACCTCAAAGCTACTGGAGGCAAATGGCAATGGTTTGATGGAAGCTCAgctgattttctgaaatttggagaTTCTTTTCCTAAAACTGGAGATTATATCGCTCAGGtatcacattttcaaaattaaaaaacaaattttaaattttaattcagaCTTCTGCGCAAGGATTCTGGGTAACATATACACACACTGCTGCCAACGAGGGTGTAGTTTGTTCAGTGGATTTTTGATtattaatcatttttcaaaataatattcaaacttttagtttttacaAGATAATATTAATTAAAAGAATGAACGGTTGTTGAATGAATTTTCACTTGAGAAGACGCCGGGTTCTTCTTGCagcagctgaaaatttcctcGCGTACGGTATTGTTGAGCACAATATACATTATGAAAGGGATTCCTGGAAGtatgcaaaataaattaaaaacaaaaagcatTAAATTTTTACCTCCACTGAGCTGATACGAAATGTCAGAAGCATGCGAGAACCATTTCGGAGTTACAAAAAAGTAAAGTGTAACGAAAGATATTGCAGGTACTGCATAGGTCAGGGAGATGCAGATTGATTGTAGGAGAAGCTGAATTCGAACTTGATTTCAGCTCGTATCCCTGAAAACTtacacttttctgaaatttcatcgCCTGCGCCGAAAAATTCTTGACCTCCCGGAACCGCCAAACTAGACAAAGGCTTGTGTACACAGTCACTAGCAATACAGCGGCAGAGATGttgtgaaaatataaaaagttatTGCTATAAGTCACTCCTTCTTGTTCAGTCATTGGATCCAAGAGTGGTGCCATGTAGTCAGAGTTGAAAAGTACTGTATCGAAGAACAAGGATCCGTAGATTGCATAGATTGTGAGAAAAGCTAACCAGAAAGAAATCATCGCGTTGGTCTGAATTATTAtgggaaatgaaaaaagatggaACATAATAAAACATACATTGATCAGTGATTCACCAAAATTAATCATGCTCAAAAGCCGATGGATCCCCAAAAATACCGCGGTAGCTGAGCCAAGAATCCATTGCACTGAAAAACTGTCCGTTTGGAGCTATAGGGGATTTAACAAAGTTCACAGCCTGACTGCCATTTTGGGCCGCAAAAGGGATTGTGAGCCCGCAAAAAgggaggcttaggcttaggcttatgtcttttaagattttcaaaatattaaccCAAAAATGTggcctttttgaaaaatggagaacATTGTTGCGGGCTCGAACACcttgaagtaaaaaaattcaataataacTATTAAAACGCAAATTAATATTACATACGTATGccgagaaattttcaaattcaaagatCAAACAGTACTTTCACAGCAGCCCTAGAATATCCAAAAACAAACCCATTGTCACTTTCCCAACAATAGTCATAATTTGCGGACTTGTACAGTACACTTCTCCAAGTAACGCAACAAACCCCGGCCAAATTGAGTTCCCCCAGACCTCGGTGATCTCAATAACTCCAATAAAAATCATGACGATGTAGgctttcattttaatttttgtgaaaaaaatgtacaaaaccgGCCAGCCGATAACTTGGAACAAAAGCCCACTCGATATGTAGTAGATGCCCCAACCAAAACGTTTTACGCCTGTTTCATACCATTCGGcgtgattttttccagaacagtTGTATCTGGAAACAGAATATCTGTAGAAATTCCGAAAGCCAGGATACCTCGGGGAATCAACTGCTGACATCATATCGAgcatttcttgaatttcctcAGGCAAGCGTCCAGAAGCCCAAAAATTGGAGgcagatatttgaaaaatggtgaatATAAGGATGGTCTTGAACAGCTTCATCTCTGAAATGGATCAAAGAAATACAAATCTGAGCGTTggtctctgaaaatttggtgtATTTATACCTATTCTATATCTTTTTTATCAAGGGAGGCAATCaggaaataaatttgtttttttttcgtgtaaaaaatgtgttcgAAAACTAGACCGACCAACAACAATTTTATCTAGGATTTGAAATCTCAGAGGGTCCAACACTGTAATAAAACATGTGTTTTGCTCAGTTTCTCATAATTGTAAGTGTTTATGAACTCAAAAATATAgttaagatttgaaaaattgaatgtgcctacaaattttttaaaattgagcaggacataatttcagacattttacGTGTTGGAAAATCTTGGGAAAGGGAGTCTGTTTATCTTTTTACCTACCTGTGTTTCGTCTTTCATGAGtatgcatttttctgaaactacagtaattctgcAGTATCCCTAAAGaactagcttgtacggaaggtttttcatatgattttgccgtacttttgaatttttgaaaaaatacagcttttggttaaatttcgcaattttttaaaataacctttcgtacaagctagcatattTTGTTTAGTATTTTTTAGTATATTTGACCGTACTGgacagttttatgaaagaaaaaagaagggcttcatatgatttttccgtacttttgaattgttgaaaaaaaaaagcttttggttaaattttgcaattctcTTTGAAAATCTTCCGTACAAACAAGCCTACTTTGTAGCGGTGAATATAAAGGAGCAAATTGGAGATGAGTTTTGTCTTTTGTCAGTAAGAGATacttttgaaactacagtaatcctgcagtaatcctacagtacaactacagtaccccgaccatatcacTTTACGAACCCAAACTGAATATCACATCGAAAAACagaaactcatttttttctgaaactacagtaatcctacagtacttctaaTTTACCCCTACCGGTCTAATGCAGAAccccaaaaattatattaactCATAAATCTACTTCAGTCTACAATAACAGATGTTTTAATTTCCCTATAGGCTTGGATCCTCACTATAACAAAAACATTAATATatcactaaatttttcatttattccgTTACCCTTCCCTTAACTTAAGAATGAACATCACAAGTATTCAAAGtttgttccaaaaagtttGCGTCCCTGTTGCATTGATCATTAACATCATTTTAATTCTACTAATTTGGCACAAGTCTTCAAAAGCCATTGGCTTCTACAAATATCTGATGATGTACATTTCagttttcgagattttttacGCGTCCATTGATATGCTAGCTGCTCCCGAATTGTTTAGTTATGATTCCATCTTTGTTGTTATAACTTCGTCAAAAGAGATCCTCGTTCCtgaattcattcaaaaaccaATTACTAACATATTTTGCACCATGTTTGGCGTGTCAGTGGCAATGTTTGTTATTCATTTCATCTATCGATATTTGGCGATAACGAGGTAAGAAACTCAAAAcgttaaattttccaattttgggCAATTCTCTTAACTGCCCTATTTTTTCCGGCGACCGCCGGctgcttatttttttcaaatcattagAGCTTCCATGGAAGGCAGGCGTAGTTTCATGATCGGCACCTGCCTCCAACCTGCCCGGTTCAAAAAgtggccgacacttttcggattccgcgccgcactatacagaACACAGATAAttcgcgatttttttaatagatctCATTCCAGGAGTCCTTTACTCAAACCTTCTGCAAAGTTGGCAATTTGGTTtttgattccaattttctacGGAGTTATCTGGTCAACTGTGCTAATCGCCTCATTCCAGCCTGCAGAGAACACTGACAGAGTTTTAATGTGATTTTTGTGTCGGCTTTTTAGgtattaaatattatttcttcCAGGGTCAGATATCTGCTTGAACGTGACCTAACGTTGTCAGATATAACATATATCAGATTCAATTATTGGCTTGATGATGGTTATGACAATGACAGCAAAACTTTAAACTTACATGCACTGATTGGAATGACTATTTTAATGGCTCTGGTCACGTTCCATACTTACTATATTTATTTTCGTGAGATTGTGCTATAGCAAAATGGACtctttaattcaaatttcgagcaACTCCGCACAGTACCGCTCACTTCAGATGCAGCTCTTGAACTCTTTAGTCGGGCAAGCACTTATTCCAGTCTTCTTGATGCTCGTTCCTGCTTGTATGGCCTTTATCTCCCCATACATTAATAAAGGAAATGAAATGATTGGATGTCTACTTGGAATCACAATTCCACTGTACCCCACTCTGGATCCActtccaacaatttttgtgataaaaaattacCGAGATGCAATATGCCGTAggtttttttgatattcaaatAAAGTTTAAATAACGTATGTAATTTAGAGGTGAAGTAAAATGATGATTGAATTAACAGACCATATTGaccaaataattgttttaaaaaacaataacttttttctaatttttgaatttagccAGAAGAaccgaaaatatcaaaaatgatgTCACTCATTGACGTGGGAGTTCAAATTAAATCGGtcgtttttttgctaaatttgaaaacaaaaccatttaaaaaatgtttaaaaataaattgaaaaatgtttaaaactcaGACTTGTGTCATCGGTCGACGACGGTTCGGGTGCCAAAGCTGCCTTCGATGCCAACCACTTTTCGAATGGCATAATCATATATTTCTTTGTTTCTCGTATCctgtcggttttttttaaattttagggttaaaaaatgaacacaACTTCCTTTCACAAGCAACATGTTTTGccgaaaaacgcaaaaatgattcaaaaataattcaggcctgttggttttttttctaacaataaattgaaaaaaatccctaaaaatttaaaagtttaaaaaggtAACATTATAGTTTAAAAAGGTAACATTATATATACTGGGACTAGGGCTGCCATGATAGGCAGGCGTGGTTTCAGGCACGGACTCCTGGCTGAAACCTGCCCGTCTCAAGCGGCGTGCCTTTTGACTatgttttgagtttttacgtgaatttacaaatttctagttttttttgagttctgTGTCGTCTTTTGTGAATATTTGGTGCTCATGAACTCATTtcaattgatattttaattacAGCCAGATtacttaaaataatttcccgGATATAATCTGACAGATCACGTAGCTCCGGAAGCAACTTCATACATGGATTAGTACACCCAAATGTTTATCCGTCTGATCATACAAAGCAGAGTctaatagaaaattaaatctCCAGTATTTTTATCGTCATCCCTGAGAACCTATGTATAAATATTATTGAGGATGATTGAATACTCATTTCCATGAGATTTCTCGTATATACTCTACTTATACTCAATGTAGCTTCGATACTGACTGCCTACGATGTTAAGgactttgcaaaatttcaacgGAACGTAATTCGAAATATGGAGAAGTTGGAAAAGCTTCTTGGAAACAAAAGACCACATTGCTGCAGATATTCAATTCAGGTATTTGATTCAGATTTCATTTCACGAAAAAAGctttacttttcaaatttttagagtcATCGAATTGGTGGAGTTATCATCTTGGGCTGAAATCCGTTATAATTTCATACTGCAAATTATaagtaaacattttattcagaatatctaataaattgttgaaatatCGTATTTTCTTTCAAGTTTAGTTAAAAGTAACAACTTGATTTGGTCTTCTTCCTTTGCTAGTATCCAATGCTGCTTTTTGCAAGTGTTGTACCACGGTTTCTCCAAAACGGGCTACAGTCTCATCTTGGCTAAAATCTGTGATTTGATGCATTACACTGaaaagaaagtttgaaaaattaatattttaacaGTAGATTAATCCTAAAAGCTTACTTCCCACTAGCTTTCTCCAGGCTTGTTCTGCCCATCTGCTCCATCTGAGAGCAGCTTGCAAGTCCGGTAAGTGATCCTGTATGGCAGAAGTGACATCgccttctagaattttctttgGCAAATCTGGCTCGGCTGTGATTGGACGCCCCAGTCCGATTCCCTGGGTAGCATTGGATTTGATAGCATCAATCATCGCAGGTGCCGTACGAAATCCTCCGGTTAGGTAGACAACTGTCTTGTTGAAAACCGGGCGAATCTGAAgaactttgaaaagttcaagaaacatattgaaactcaaaaatagcttggaaagtttggaaaagtttagaatcttctagaaagttctgggaTAATTTTGGCATCCTATAGAAAAGTTCAAAGACTTTTGCAAGGTTCAATGAACTGGCAAAGATTTTGGcaaagtttgaaacaatttggaaactgttgaaaattaatttgagaaatttattcatagtttgaaaaaatcttgtttctgaaaaacctggatttttgttttggaaaggTAAATTATTCTGGAATACATAtcattccagaaaatttagaGCGATATGCAACATAAATTTAACCACTTTACATTATATTTTGTACAATcaccaaatttttgagttcacGCCTACTTGCATAGTAGGCAGTAGGCAAGCTTATACGCATGCAGGCATGGGTATAATGATGTTTTTATCTTTTGAAGTTGAGCACTTACCTGTTCCGCAAACTCAACGAAAAACGCCTCCCTTCTCCTTGTCGATTCTCGTTCATGAACGaacgcaattttttcaaatgtccCGCCAGACAACTCAACAAAATCGAAACCTCTTTCTTCATACACTTTACACATCAATTTTGCATCTTCCAGTGTCAACCcctcattttgaaattccaccGAATTGGTCTTAATCCCAACCAAAAATCCTGTCGATGCAGGAATCTCAGCTCGAATTGCATCGTAAATCTCGAGAACAATTCTTTGCCGGTTTTCCAGCGAGCCTCCATACTTGTCAGTTCTCTTATTGGTGGTTGGTGATGTAAACTGAGAGAAAAGGTATCCATGGGCTCCATGGAGCTGAATCCCGTCAAAACCACACTCGTACGCGTACTTTGCAGCATAGACGAATCGATCAACTACTTCAGTTTTAACGAGCTCGGTTGGTAGAGGAATTGGTTTTCCATAAGTGATAAATCGAGCTGATGAGACTAGTTGTACATCGGAAGCTGACCATGGTGATGGGTTCACAAGTTCTGGAGTTTGCCTACCAGCATGAGAGAGTTGCATGACTGCAAGAGCACCGTCTTGTTTCATCAGCTGAGCCCAATAGGTGTACAGAGCTCGACGTTCATGAGATTCTCCTTCCTTGAAGATAATTGCATTTCCAGCGGATTCCAAAttggtctgaaaatattaaaaagtcaGAAATTCCGAGACCGCTGTTGTCAAGCACAATGAACACTTCACAAGATAGTTTCTAAATATGAGTTGCGGCAGTAGGGTCAGACTCAGTTTTATACCTGCGATTCAGTATAATCAGATTttataaacagaaaaaaataccacagttgttttttttcatttttcactgttCTATTTGAGTAATTTATCAAAACGATAAGATAAAGAGTGCTAAATTCATCACTAATGCAAATAATACACAAAAGTCGAAATAATATGTTacataaaaaaagttcaaaaattgtctgcTTGCGATATTACAGattatcttttttgaaattttgaatacttaCCGGATCAACGAGAACATTGGAAGTCAATATCACTCCGTACTTTCCATTGCCCCATTTGtcataaatattcaaaatagtgTCAGTTGGAAGCCCATGCTTCTTTGGTTCATTTGGAGCATAAGTGGACTGAATTTCTGTCAATGCTgccttcaaaaatcgattctGGGCTTCTGGACCATTTCGAAACTTAAGGCGATCACCAAGAATAGTAGAAGAGGCAGAGGTTGTCGAGGTGGGAAAACGTTGGGGagacatttttctgattgCATCTCTCAATTCTAATTCTTTATATAACCCTGGCCTACGTTTGCTACAATTTTGATACGGACAGTCTATTTACCCTTATCAGTTTGTGACGATTGTAGTTAAGTTGAGTCTTCGTAGCGAGAGGATtgaaaacattcgaaaattgaTGGTAAAATGTGAACGAATATTTTGTTCCgaatattcagaaattctacaaaaacaCAGAATTTGAAAGGCACCTTAGATTTCTActagaattttgcaaaaagggAAATTAGCAAACTGATGCCAAGCGAATAAGTAATACGTCATTGGGTCGCTTTGAGCAGTCCCGCTTTACCTGTGCAAAGTCatttaatttcataatttttataccATGTTCCCACGtgtagtttctttttttaattgtttgctTCTTCTTAacatatattgaaaatttagcttctattcaataaaatttcaattgttcaatGCTTCACAATAGGGTTGCTTGATAGCGAAAAATGTTTGGGTTCAATTTTTGCCGGGCGTACCCAGTTTTGTCAAATTTATatacattttgccaaaaaaaaatgttttaaagcgttttctgtcaattttatgtttaaaagttCAAGATCAACACACAACAATTCTTGTTAACTCTCCAATTTCCTTATTCAAGTtgctttctctctctctctatcccGTTTCCCTCCGTTTCGTTTCGTTTCAGCTCTCCTTGACAACCACACCAGCGCACTAATGAGCGCCATGGCGAAGCAAAGAGCATGTGAGTGTGAGCCGAGAGACCGATTCGCATTCCCCTTGTCTTTTTTGCGGGTGCTAAGGGGCTTCATGGCTAATAACGTTTTTAGTCGAGAGCTAGAATGGGCGGTGTAGACATTTTTCAAGTAATGATATGCATTGCGGTAGCACcaacagtgaatttttttttgaatatatgccttttaatgttcaatttttgattttcgttaaatatttttctagtaGCTTATCAAGCATAATAAGCAGTTTCAGTtgtcttgttttttgtttttgccggcacaaaacatgtgaaaaaataatggcGCCTGTTTGTGCCtgatttagaattttttttgtttttttttttgacaattgttaatgaaaaattataatttttgtaacgcacgtggtgtcagagtgtctcatttcggcttgatctacgtagatctacaaaaaacgcgggataggagacgcagagttctcaactgagtttatatggttaagaacgttcCCGCATTTCAT
This is a stretch of genomic DNA from Caenorhabditis elegans chromosome V. It encodes these proteins:
- the srt-56 gene encoding Serpentine Receptor, class T (Partially confirmed by transcript evidence); protein product: MKLFKTILIFTIFQISASNFWASGRLPEEIQEMLDMMSAVDSPRYPGFRNFYRYSVSRYNCSGKNHAEWYETGVKRFGWGIYYISSGLLFQVIGWPVLYIFFTKIKMKAYIVMIFIGVIEITEVWGNSIWPGFVALLGEVYCTSPQIMTIVGKVTMVQWILGSATAVFLGIHRLLSMINFGESLINTNAMISFWLAFLTIYAIYGSLFFDTVLFNSDYMAPLLDPMTEQEGVTYSNNFLYFHNISAAVLLVTVYTSLCLVWRFREVKNFSAQAMKFQKSLLLQSICISLTYAVPAISFVTLYFFVTPKWFSHASDISYQLSGGIPFIMYIVLNNTVREEIFSCCKKNPASSQVKIHSTTVHSFN
- the Y73C8C.12 gene encoding uncharacterized protein (Predicted), with protein sequence MRFLVYTLLILNVASILTAYDVKDFAKFQRNVIRNMEKLEKLLGNKRPHCCRYSIQSHRIGGVIILG
- the Y73C8C.10 gene encoding NADH:flavin oxidoreductase/NADH oxidase N-terminal domain-containing protein (Partially confirmed by transcript evidence), producing MSPQRFPTSTTSASSTILGDRLKFRNGPEAQNRFLKAALTEIQSTYAPNEPKKHGLPTDTILNIYDKWGNGKYGVILTSNVLVDPTNLESAGNAIIFKEGESHERRALYTYWAQLMKQDGALAVMQLSHAGRQTPELVNPSPWSASDVQLVSSARFITYGKPIPLPTELVKTEVVDRFVYAAKYAYECGFDGIQLHGAHGYLFSQFTSPTTNKRTDKYGGSLENRQRIVLEIYDAIRAEIPASTGFLVGIKTNSVEFQNEGLTLEDAKLMCKVYEERGFDFVELSGGTFEKIAFVHERESTRRREAFFVEFAEQIRPVFNKTVVYLTGGFRTAPAMIDAIKSNATQGIGLGRPITAEPDLPKKILEGDVTSAIQDHLPDLQAALRWSRWAEQAWRKLVGM